The Hymenobacter sp. GOD-10R genome includes a window with the following:
- a CDS encoding sialate O-acetylesterase, which yields MVLQRNQPIPVWGWADKGESLVIEFHNQTRQVKAGADGKWQVALGAESAGGPYTLRISGQNKVQLKDVLVGDVWICSGQSNMGWPLASALRGKEEIAAANYPQIRQFKVHNDAGERPKDDLAFEGSWKPALPAYAGDFTAIGYFFACDLYKELNVPIGLINTSWGGTDIETWISKGAYERSPDFSQMIAGLPAIDLGTEAKAKTEAIQGLIKRLQGQLPTAEAAASWRSAAFNDSSWPTMNVPQLWEQDVLKDLDGTVWFRKAVDLAPGDAGKEATLALGVIDDNDQTYVNGTKVGATTGYTVKRAYSIPQGVLKPGKNVIAIRVEDTGGGGGLYGEANELSLKVGEKTMPLAGLWSFGIETVQTNTSFINPNSYPTILYNAMIHPLLPIAMKGVLWYQGENNAGRAQEYRKAFPLLIQDWRQQWGQKDFPFYFVQLASYNAANGNSEQGSTWAELREAQSLTLSVPNTGMAVTTDIGEAKDIHPRNKQDVGHRLARIALHDAYGKKIVSVGPTFKSMKVEGNKIRLSFSDLGSGLAIKAGQSVLAGFDLAGEDQKFRPAKAAIEGNDVVVYREDTAKPVAVRYNWADYAGAGNLYNKEGLPAAPFRTDNWPAVTAQAHYLIKK from the coding sequence ATGGTACTTCAACGAAATCAGCCTATCCCCGTGTGGGGCTGGGCCGATAAGGGGGAAAGCCTGGTGATTGAGTTTCACAATCAGACCCGTCAGGTGAAGGCGGGTGCCGACGGAAAATGGCAGGTCGCCCTCGGGGCTGAAAGCGCCGGGGGACCGTATACCTTGCGCATTAGCGGCCAAAATAAGGTACAGCTAAAGGATGTCCTAGTGGGTGACGTCTGGATTTGCTCGGGCCAGTCGAACATGGGATGGCCCTTAGCTTCTGCCCTGCGAGGCAAGGAAGAAATTGCGGCCGCTAACTACCCCCAAATTCGGCAGTTCAAGGTACATAACGATGCCGGTGAGCGCCCGAAAGATGATCTAGCTTTTGAAGGAAGCTGGAAACCAGCTCTGCCGGCATACGCCGGCGACTTCACGGCAATAGGCTATTTTTTTGCCTGCGACTTATACAAGGAGCTGAACGTCCCGATTGGATTAATCAATACCAGCTGGGGCGGCACCGATATTGAGACCTGGATAAGCAAGGGCGCTTACGAACGCAGCCCCGATTTCAGCCAGATGATTGCCGGTCTGCCAGCCATTGACCTAGGTACTGAGGCCAAAGCCAAAACCGAGGCTATTCAGGGATTAATAAAACGTCTTCAGGGCCAGTTGCCAACGGCAGAGGCGGCTGCCAGCTGGCGATCAGCCGCTTTCAACGATAGCTCCTGGCCCACCATGAACGTGCCCCAGCTTTGGGAGCAGGATGTGCTGAAAGATTTGGACGGTACCGTATGGTTTCGCAAAGCCGTAGACCTAGCTCCGGGAGATGCCGGCAAGGAGGCCACACTTGCGCTGGGTGTGATTGATGACAACGACCAGACGTACGTGAACGGCACCAAAGTAGGCGCGACCACTGGTTATACCGTTAAACGCGCCTACTCTATTCCGCAAGGGGTCCTCAAGCCCGGGAAGAACGTCATTGCCATTCGCGTAGAAGATACTGGCGGCGGCGGGGGGCTGTACGGGGAAGCAAACGAGCTGTCTCTGAAAGTCGGGGAGAAAACAATGCCCCTAGCAGGGCTCTGGTCCTTTGGTATTGAAACTGTGCAAACCAATACCAGTTTTATCAATCCCAATAGCTACCCTACTATCCTGTACAATGCCATGATTCACCCTCTGCTTCCCATAGCGATGAAGGGGGTGCTATGGTATCAGGGCGAAAACAATGCTGGGCGGGCTCAGGAATACAGAAAGGCCTTCCCCCTACTGATCCAGGACTGGCGGCAACAATGGGGGCAGAAGGATTTCCCGTTTTACTTTGTGCAGCTGGCTAGCTACAATGCCGCAAACGGCAACAGCGAGCAAGGCAGCACGTGGGCCGAGCTTCGGGAAGCCCAAAGCCTGACCTTGTCGGTACCCAACACCGGCATGGCCGTTACCACCGATATCGGGGAAGCGAAAGACATCCATCCGCGCAACAAGCAGGACGTAGGCCATCGGCTAGCGAGAATAGCGTTGCACGACGCCTATGGCAAAAAGATAGTGTCGGTGGGACCTACTTTCAAATCCATGAAAGTCGAAGGAAACAAGATCCGTCTCTCCTTTTCTGACCTTGGCAGCGGGTTAGCTATTAAAGCAGGCCAGAGTGTACTAGCGGGGTTTGATCTTGCTGGCGAAGACCAGAAGTTCAGGCCCGCTAAAGCGGCTATTGAGGGCAACGACGTGGTCGTTTATCGGGAAGATACCGCAAAGCCTGTTGCGGTAAGGTATAATTGGGCTGACTACGCTGGGGCAGGCAACCTGTACAACAAAGAAGGACTGCCTGCCGCCCCGTTTAGAACTGATAATTGGCCAGCGGTTACTGCCCAGGCGCATTACTTAATCAAAAAATAG
- the galA gene encoding beta-galactosidase GalA has translation MKKLVFLLVASLVFRYLANAQTTPAGREHLLIDFGWRFAYGHPFDPKQDFNNGAGYFSYFTKAGYGDGAAAAGFDDRAWRQLDLPHDWAAEQPFDAKASFSHGFKTVGRAFPQSSVGWYRKTFKVPATDLGRRLVLEFDGVFRNSIVWINGHYLGTEPSGYNGFRYDLTDYLNYGGDNVVAVRVDATMEEGWFYEGAGIYRHVWLTKTNPLHVAPTGTCVTTEVANTTATVQAKANIVNEEKTAKTFSVLQTIVDAQGRAVASQRQEGIQLKPFQTQEVALTLPVTQAHLWDLDSPYLYQLHTTVLADNQEVDAYKTTFGIRTIRFDAKEGFFLNGKPVKLKGTNNHQDHAGVGTALPDGLQYFRIKALKAMGSNAYRCSHHPPTPELLEACDQLGMLVLDENRLMGTNYQMTEDLKGMILRDRNHPSVISWSIGNEEWGIENNITGARIATTMQAYAKSLDPTRTTTAGISGGFGSGISDVLEVMGYNYLGNGNIEAHHQRFLEQPGMGTEEGSTFATRGVYVTDAEKHYAAAYDQKPRPTFYSIEEGWNFYATRPYLAGMFIWTGFDYRGEPTPYGWPSVTSYFGMMDVCGFPKDNVYYLRSWWSQQPTLHLLPHWNWPGREGQPIEVWAYSNCDEVELFLNKKSQGRQPMPRNSHLVWKVPYAPGTLEAVGYRAGKKTLMDVVKTTGPAAALQLAADQTSLRANREDISVITVRVQDKNQQLMPTANPDITFQLSGPGKILGVGNGDPTSLEADKFLETIQIVPIGKLQEKPAESLTPPADLMASTNDEGGWAAAFSSRPADAMPAAPLPKAYVYRTSLEVPTLDPAATVTFFYRSMGPEQSVYLNGKPLAENLKDSKAGAVFRLDKTLLKAGRNELVIVATPFVKKHSWESYNTDPGLLQIVTPAAPWHRRAFNGLAQIIVQTTQAPGNLVLTAKAPGLKPATLTLPAKAAPARPSLP, from the coding sequence ATGAAGAAACTGGTATTTCTCCTCGTTGCTAGTCTGGTGTTCAGATACCTAGCAAATGCGCAGACGACGCCGGCCGGCCGCGAGCACCTGCTGATAGATTTTGGCTGGCGCTTCGCCTACGGTCATCCCTTCGACCCTAAACAGGATTTCAACAACGGCGCGGGCTACTTTTCTTACTTCACCAAAGCCGGCTACGGCGACGGCGCGGCGGCGGCCGGCTTCGACGACCGCGCTTGGCGCCAGCTCGATCTGCCCCACGATTGGGCCGCGGAGCAGCCCTTCGACGCCAAAGCGAGTTTCAGCCACGGCTTCAAAACCGTGGGCCGGGCTTTCCCGCAAAGCAGCGTGGGCTGGTACCGCAAAACCTTCAAAGTGCCCGCTACTGACCTAGGTCGGCGGCTGGTGCTAGAGTTTGATGGCGTGTTTCGCAACTCCATTGTCTGGATTAACGGCCACTACCTCGGCACCGAACCGAGCGGCTACAACGGCTTCCGCTACGACCTCACCGACTACCTCAACTACGGCGGCGACAACGTGGTGGCCGTGCGCGTGGATGCTACCATGGAGGAAGGCTGGTTTTATGAGGGCGCCGGCATCTACCGCCACGTATGGCTCACCAAAACCAACCCGCTCCACGTGGCCCCCACCGGTACCTGCGTGACGACTGAGGTAGCGAATACGACAGCCACCGTGCAGGCGAAAGCGAACATCGTGAACGAGGAGAAAACGGCAAAAACCTTCTCCGTGCTTCAAACCATCGTTGATGCGCAAGGCCGCGCCGTGGCGAGCCAGCGGCAGGAGGGCATTCAGTTGAAGCCATTTCAGACCCAGGAAGTCGCCCTGACGTTGCCGGTAACTCAGGCGCACTTGTGGGACTTGGACTCGCCGTATCTGTATCAGCTGCACACCACTGTACTCGCTGACAACCAGGAAGTAGATGCCTATAAAACCACGTTCGGTATCCGGACTATTCGCTTCGATGCCAAAGAGGGCTTCTTCCTGAACGGCAAACCGGTAAAGCTCAAAGGCACGAATAACCACCAAGATCATGCGGGCGTGGGCACGGCGCTGCCCGACGGGTTGCAATACTTCCGCATCAAGGCGCTGAAAGCCATGGGCTCCAACGCCTACCGGTGTTCGCACCACCCGCCCACGCCCGAGCTGCTGGAAGCCTGCGACCAGCTAGGCATGCTAGTGCTAGATGAGAACAGGCTTATGGGCACCAACTACCAGATGACGGAAGACCTGAAAGGCATGATTTTGCGCGACCGCAACCATCCGAGCGTCATCAGCTGGTCAATTGGCAACGAGGAGTGGGGTATTGAAAACAACATCACCGGCGCCCGCATCGCCACGACTATGCAGGCCTACGCCAAAAGCCTCGACCCAACCCGCACTACCACGGCCGGCATCAGCGGCGGCTTTGGCAGCGGTATTTCTGATGTGCTGGAAGTGATGGGCTACAACTACCTAGGCAACGGCAATATCGAGGCGCACCACCAGCGGTTTCTCGAGCAGCCGGGCATGGGCACGGAAGAAGGCTCCACGTTTGCCACCCGCGGCGTGTACGTGACCGATGCCGAAAAGCACTATGCCGCCGCCTATGACCAAAAGCCGCGGCCTACCTTCTATAGCATCGAGGAAGGTTGGAACTTCTACGCCACCCGCCCCTACCTAGCCGGCATGTTCATCTGGACGGGCTTCGACTACCGGGGCGAACCAACGCCCTACGGGTGGCCGTCGGTCACGTCCTACTTCGGCATGATGGACGTGTGCGGTTTCCCCAAGGACAACGTGTACTACCTGCGCTCTTGGTGGAGCCAGCAGCCCACCTTGCACCTGCTGCCGCACTGGAACTGGCCGGGCCGCGAGGGGCAGCCCATCGAGGTGTGGGCCTATAGTAATTGCGACGAGGTGGAGTTGTTTCTCAACAAGAAAAGCCAAGGCCGCCAGCCCATGCCACGCAACAGCCACCTGGTTTGGAAGGTGCCCTATGCCCCGGGTACGCTGGAAGCCGTGGGTTACCGGGCCGGCAAAAAAACGCTGATGGACGTCGTGAAAACCACCGGACCCGCCGCAGCCTTGCAGCTAGCCGCCGACCAAACCAGCCTGCGCGCTAACCGGGAAGACATCAGCGTGATTACGGTGCGCGTGCAAGACAAAAACCAGCAACTCATGCCCACCGCCAACCCCGATATTACGTTTCAGTTGAGCGGGCCCGGCAAAATCCTGGGAGTAGGCAACGGTGACCCCACGTCCCTTGAAGCCGACAAGTTCCTGGAAACCATCCAGATTGTACCCATCGGCAAGCTGCAAGAAAAGCCAGCCGAGAGCCTCACCCCTCCCGCCGACCTCATGGCGTCAACCAATGACGAAGGCGGATGGGCGGCCGCTTTCAGTTCGCGCCCGGCTGATGCCATGCCGGCCGCTCCCCTACCCAAAGCCTACGTGTACCGAACTAGCCTCGAAGTACCGACCCTAGACCCGGCCGCCACCGTCACGTTTTTCTACCGCAGCATGGGCCCGGAGCAGTCAGTTTACCTCAACGGCAAACCGCTGGCAGAAAACCTAAAGGACAGCAAGGCGGGCGCAGTCTTCAGGCTCGATAAAACCCTTCTGAAAGCGGGGCGCAACGAGTTGGTGATTGTGGCCACGCCCTTCGTGAAGAAACACAGCTGGGAAAGCTACAACACCGACCCCGGCCTGCTGCAAATCGTGACGCCGGCCGCGCCCTGGCACCGCCGCGCCTTCAACGGCCTCGCTCAGATTATCGTGCAAACCACGCAGGCTCCCGGCAACCTCGTGCTGACAGCCAAAGCGCCCGGCTTGAAGCCCGCGACGCTGACGCTGCCGGCCAAAGCTGCGCCTGCGCGTCCGTCGCTACCGTAA
- a CDS encoding glycan-binding surface protein has protein sequence MLHYTEKSSHRLLIWLLLLLAFTQTACDKDDENEPPTITTIRAYLASPADSVLSRVGPGAWIVIQGSGFKSTKQVFFDGIQATFNPALLADRNLVVQIPEGIPFATVPTDQMNSIRVVTEGGETTFQFPIQAPPPVITAASNEFAYPGETITLSGTYLYLIDKITFPGNVNATEFTATDDGTTVRVKVPANVRQGGSIMVKTQFGTAISPFGFNSPTGMLLNFDDVGSNLWGSTVTNSTTLYPGGHGNYASMVQDLVPANNWDWFNGKRAINSPPGEWVPASELGQPAGNYALKFEIFVKEPWSTGALLVTPSDAWVYIARYEPWKTTPNFKTTGWMTVTLPLSTFKLKDPTLGDGNGKAAVTVRDIIGSTDEFVRMMFVNDTATPLAKLDLAIDNIRVVKIK, from the coding sequence ATGCTGCACTATACCGAAAAATCTTCCCACCGGCTGCTGATCTGGCTGCTGTTGCTGCTCGCCTTCACGCAGACCGCCTGCGACAAGGACGACGAAAACGAGCCGCCCACCATCACCACCATCCGCGCCTACCTAGCTTCGCCCGCCGACAGTGTCCTTAGCCGGGTAGGTCCCGGCGCCTGGATTGTGATTCAGGGCAGCGGCTTCAAGAGCACTAAGCAGGTTTTCTTTGATGGCATCCAGGCCACCTTCAACCCCGCCCTGCTCGCCGACCGCAACCTAGTGGTGCAGATTCCGGAGGGCATCCCGTTTGCCACGGTACCCACCGATCAAATGAACTCTATTCGTGTGGTAACGGAGGGCGGCGAAACGACCTTCCAGTTCCCAATTCAAGCCCCGCCGCCGGTTATCACGGCCGCCTCCAACGAATTTGCTTACCCCGGCGAAACCATCACGCTGAGCGGCACTTACCTCTACCTGATTGATAAGATCACCTTCCCTGGCAACGTGAATGCGACAGAGTTCACGGCCACCGACGACGGCACCACCGTGCGGGTGAAAGTGCCAGCAAACGTTAGGCAAGGTGGTTCTATCATGGTTAAGACCCAGTTCGGCACCGCCATTTCGCCTTTTGGCTTCAACAGCCCAACGGGAATGCTGCTGAACTTCGATGACGTAGGATCGAACCTGTGGGGCAGCACCGTCACCAACAGCACGACGCTGTACCCAGGGGGGCACGGCAACTACGCCAGTATGGTACAGGACCTGGTGCCCGCCAACAACTGGGATTGGTTCAACGGCAAGCGGGCCATCAACTCGCCACCCGGCGAATGGGTGCCCGCCAGCGAGCTAGGTCAGCCCGCCGGCAACTATGCTCTCAAGTTTGAGATCTTCGTGAAAGAGCCGTGGTCGACGGGCGCGCTGCTGGTTACCCCGTCCGATGCGTGGGTGTACATTGCCCGCTACGAGCCTTGGAAAACTACGCCCAACTTTAAAACGACGGGTTGGATGACCGTCACGCTGCCGCTCAGCACCTTTAAGCTGAAAGACCCCACCCTGGGCGACGGCAACGGCAAGGCCGCCGTCACGGTCCGGGACATCATCGGTAGTACCGACGAGTTTGTACGCATGATGTTCGTGAACGACACCGCCACTCCCCTCGCGAAGCTCGACCTAGCTATTGACAACATTCGGGTGGTAAAAATCAAGTAG
- a CDS encoding RagB/SusD family nutrient uptake outer membrane protein, with product MKLRQNFTAALLATSLLLGACSKDFLDRPPQGQLVTDNFYQTASDLRLATAGLYGRPWFDFNYPFLLDVGDVMAGNAYASWNPRSSYVNFSVSAGDNGVLYGWSSLYNVIGQANTTINNIRTIAPAGLAEAAKNSAIGEARFMRAVAYFYLVRLWGPVPIVENNSALVEKPLVPRHQVADVYRFILEDLQFAAENLPATDVAGRVTSWSAKGMLAKVYLTKAGLGQSGTRNPEDLNKAKQYAGEVMTSSGLTLLPNYYDLFLRKSKNNSESLFSLQWVANQGWGNQNVYQSYLGADSKVTGVGDGWNNISPTLDLYNTFEPGDNVRRKATMMLNTDKYPELTTADNPNGYTMTATTPSFKKYVIGGPTAPGNDGQVSVLQTDINTYILRLADVYLIYAEAILGNSTFTSNTDALAAFNKVRTRAGLTALTSLDLDKIMRERRAEFGLEGQYWFDLSRLHDYSPAAANAMIAKQHRNTFTYTPTASPSIVETPIQVTATDRSYTLPYPNAEQIANPKLNEPAVAYYQ from the coding sequence ATGAAACTTCGTCAGAACTTTACTGCTGCGTTACTGGCTACTAGCCTTTTGCTAGGTGCTTGTAGCAAAGACTTCCTAGACCGGCCGCCCCAAGGGCAGCTCGTGACCGATAACTTCTACCAGACTGCTTCCGACCTGCGCCTAGCCACGGCAGGCCTCTACGGGCGCCCTTGGTTCGACTTCAACTATCCCTTCCTGCTCGACGTGGGCGACGTGATGGCCGGCAACGCCTACGCCAGCTGGAACCCACGTTCGTCGTACGTCAACTTCTCCGTGTCGGCCGGCGACAACGGAGTGCTGTACGGCTGGTCGTCGCTCTACAACGTGATTGGGCAGGCCAACACCACCATCAACAACATCCGCACGATTGCGCCGGCGGGGCTGGCCGAGGCCGCCAAGAACTCGGCTATTGGGGAAGCCCGCTTTATGCGCGCCGTGGCGTACTTCTACCTAGTGCGCTTGTGGGGGCCCGTGCCCATCGTCGAGAACAACTCGGCCCTGGTGGAGAAGCCTCTAGTGCCCCGCCACCAGGTAGCCGACGTGTACCGCTTCATTCTGGAGGACTTGCAGTTTGCCGCCGAAAACCTACCTGCCACTGACGTAGCGGGCCGGGTGACTTCCTGGAGCGCCAAAGGCATGCTAGCCAAGGTGTATCTGACGAAAGCGGGCCTGGGGCAAAGCGGCACGCGCAACCCAGAGGACCTGAACAAAGCCAAACAGTACGCTGGCGAGGTGATGACCAGCAGCGGCCTGACGCTACTGCCCAACTACTACGATTTGTTTCTGCGCAAAAGCAAGAACAACTCGGAGAGCTTGTTTTCCCTGCAATGGGTGGCCAACCAAGGCTGGGGCAACCAGAACGTGTACCAATCTTACCTAGGTGCTGACTCCAAGGTAACGGGCGTGGGTGACGGCTGGAACAATATCTCGCCCACCCTGGATCTGTACAACACCTTCGAGCCCGGCGACAACGTGCGGCGCAAAGCCACCATGATGCTCAACACGGACAAGTACCCCGAGCTGACCACCGCCGACAACCCCAACGGCTACACGATGACGGCCACCACGCCCTCATTCAAGAAGTACGTTATCGGCGGCCCAACGGCGCCCGGCAACGATGGGCAGGTGAGCGTGCTGCAAACTGACATCAACACCTACATTCTGCGCCTAGCCGACGTGTACCTGATTTATGCCGAAGCCATCCTAGGCAACAGCACCTTCACGTCTAACACCGATGCTCTGGCCGCCTTCAACAAGGTACGCACCCGCGCCGGCCTCACGGCCCTCACCTCGCTCGACCTCGACAAGATCATGCGGGAGCGGCGGGCCGAGTTTGGCTTGGAAGGCCAGTACTGGTTTGACTTGTCGCGCCTGCACGACTACAGCCCAGCCGCAGCTAACGCTATGATTGCAAAGCAGCACCGCAACACCTTCACCTACACGCCCACGGCTAGCCCGAGCATTGTGGAAACGCCGATTCAGGTGACGGCGACGGACCGCAGCTATACGCTGCCCTACCCGAATGCCGAACAGATTGCCAACCCGAAGCTGAACGAGCCAGCCGTTGCCTACTACCAGTAG
- a CDS encoding TonB-dependent receptor, which yields MKKNKLLFLEGRNRMRLTLVATMLPAAVLCHAAPALSYSPPATATNTTADITISGRVTDEKGDGIPGVTVLLKGTTIGVSTDGQGAFSLLVPNDTGTLVFSSIGFLTQEVPLAGRTTITVKLGTDVKTLNDVVVVGYGTQRREDLTGAISSVSAKEISQTVATTADQALQGRVAGVVVTQNSGQPGGGVSVRVRGIGTLNGDQEPLYVIDGVYIPPAQRDPRSGTYTGNSGNGINPLSTISPSEIESIDVLKDASAIAIYGAQAANGVVIVTTKRGKSGAPKIDIESYYALQQLPKELPVMNLQQYAVYNNAKAAITGYNPKPALINPAYLGQGTNWQKEIFRTVPMYNASLRLSGGDERTQYALSGSYLSQDGIALSSGFKRASARINLDNKTTKWLKIGTSLQFSDVRENINATNYDLINAAIRVTPDIPVRNPDGSFGGPTGSAVQSYNPNPVAAATLNTNRSYRDQALGNFYGEIYFLKHFTLRNEVSGNFDLGSFEQFFPTFTVGDITSNQNSAFQSSSKSTSWTTRNFLTYNQVFNKIYTVTALLGHEASSGKYESLSAGRRNFPSNNVTAIGVGDATTATNDGSRGDWAVESYFGRLNLGINDRYLLTGTVRRDGSSNFAAGNKWVTTYSYALAWKLSSEEFLKSVSALSELKLRFGYGLTNNQNVGAYVYGARLSVNPSGLGQSVLVSNIANPLAQWETTSGYNLGLDLAVLNNRVRFTADAYTRKTNGLLLSLPLPLYAGTNGTGSLSPPVYNVGSIRNKGLEFTLNTQNIDNKSFTWTSGFTLSLNRNRVESLNTATSAITQSVDNASQIISRTAVGQPIGSFYGYVVEGMFNKASDFENAALPVGSDGQPLPVNRTNGVWIGDLKFKDVNGDGIIDVKDQVNLGSPIPKFQYGLTNTFNYKGFDLTVFINGNYGNKIFNYTRRKAEDLTDDYGNHWATVSDFARVERIDPNGSETDVNNVYVANAGTTMPGIRLAGDPNQNSRISSRYVEDGSYLRIKNVILGYQIPKDLVSRAHLTNVRVYANVQNLATFTKYTGFDPEVGASVYPGSPLLFGFDWGRYPTQRVYTLGINFGF from the coding sequence ATGAAGAAAAACAAACTACTCTTTTTAGAGGGCCGCAATCGTATGCGCCTGACGTTGGTAGCGACCATGCTCCCCGCGGCAGTGCTGTGCCACGCGGCCCCTGCCCTCTCCTATTCGCCCCCCGCCACCGCCACCAACACGACCGCCGACATCACCATCTCCGGGCGCGTGACCGACGAGAAAGGCGACGGCATACCCGGCGTAACGGTGCTGCTGAAAGGCACAACCATCGGCGTGAGTACGGACGGGCAAGGCGCTTTTTCGTTGCTGGTCCCCAATGATACCGGCACGCTGGTGTTCTCCTCGATTGGCTTCCTGACCCAAGAGGTACCCTTGGCGGGCCGGACAACCATCACGGTGAAGCTAGGCACCGACGTGAAGACCCTGAACGACGTGGTGGTAGTCGGTTATGGCACCCAACGCCGCGAAGACCTGACCGGTGCCATCTCTTCTGTGTCGGCCAAGGAAATCAGCCAAACCGTAGCGACCACCGCCGACCAAGCCCTGCAAGGCCGGGTGGCGGGCGTGGTGGTTACCCAGAACTCGGGGCAGCCGGGCGGGGGCGTTTCGGTACGGGTGCGTGGCATCGGCACGCTAAACGGCGACCAGGAGCCGCTGTACGTCATTGACGGCGTCTACATTCCGCCGGCGCAGCGCGACCCACGCTCAGGCACCTACACCGGCAACAGCGGCAACGGCATCAACCCGCTCTCCACCATCAGCCCCTCCGAAATTGAGAGCATCGATGTGCTCAAGGACGCGTCGGCCATTGCCATCTACGGGGCGCAGGCGGCCAACGGCGTCGTGATTGTGACCACCAAGCGTGGCAAGTCGGGGGCGCCGAAGATTGATATTGAAAGCTACTATGCCTTGCAGCAGCTACCCAAAGAGCTGCCGGTGATGAACTTGCAGCAGTACGCCGTTTACAACAATGCCAAGGCGGCCATCACAGGCTACAACCCCAAGCCAGCGCTGATCAATCCTGCCTACCTAGGGCAGGGCACCAACTGGCAGAAAGAGATTTTCCGGACCGTGCCCATGTACAACGCCAGCCTGCGGCTGAGCGGCGGCGATGAGCGCACGCAGTACGCGCTGTCGGGCTCCTACCTCTCGCAGGATGGCATTGCTCTGTCGTCGGGCTTCAAGCGGGCCTCGGCCCGCATCAACCTGGACAACAAGACTACCAAGTGGCTGAAGATTGGTACCAGCTTGCAGTTCTCCGACGTGCGCGAGAACATCAACGCTACGAACTACGACCTGATCAATGCCGCCATTCGGGTGACGCCCGACATTCCGGTGCGTAACCCCGACGGCTCTTTCGGTGGCCCCACGGGCTCGGCGGTGCAGTCGTACAACCCGAACCCGGTAGCGGCCGCCACCCTAAACACCAACCGCTCGTACCGCGACCAAGCGCTAGGCAATTTTTACGGCGAAATCTACTTTCTCAAGCATTTCACCCTGCGCAATGAAGTATCGGGCAACTTCGACCTAGGTTCGTTCGAGCAGTTTTTTCCCACGTTCACCGTGGGCGACATTACCAGCAACCAGAACTCGGCCTTCCAGAGCAGCTCGAAAAGCACCAGCTGGACGACGCGCAACTTTCTGACTTACAATCAGGTATTCAACAAAATCTACACCGTAACGGCCCTGCTGGGGCACGAGGCTAGCTCGGGCAAGTACGAGTCACTATCGGCGGGGCGGCGCAACTTCCCCTCCAACAACGTGACGGCCATTGGGGTTGGCGACGCCACCACGGCCACCAACGACGGTAGCCGCGGCGACTGGGCCGTGGAGTCGTACTTCGGGCGACTGAACCTAGGTATCAACGACCGGTACCTACTTACGGGCACCGTGCGCCGCGACGGCTCTTCCAACTTCGCGGCCGGCAATAAGTGGGTGACGACTTACTCCTACGCCCTGGCGTGGAAGCTTTCCAGCGAGGAGTTCCTGAAAAGTGTCAGCGCCTTGAGTGAGCTAAAGCTGCGCTTTGGCTACGGCCTGACCAACAACCAGAACGTGGGTGCCTACGTGTACGGGGCGCGCCTGAGCGTGAACCCGAGCGGCCTGGGGCAGTCGGTGCTCGTGTCGAACATCGCTAACCCGCTGGCCCAGTGGGAAACGACCAGCGGCTACAACCTAGGTCTGGACCTGGCGGTGCTCAACAATCGCGTGCGCTTCACGGCCGACGCCTACACGCGCAAAACCAACGGCTTGCTGCTCTCGCTGCCCCTACCGCTCTACGCGGGCACCAACGGCACGGGCTCCCTCAGCCCGCCGGTCTACAACGTAGGCTCCATCCGCAACAAGGGTCTGGAGTTTACCTTGAACACCCAGAACATTGATAACAAAAGCTTTACCTGGACTTCGGGCTTCACGCTGTCGTTGAACCGCAACCGGGTTGAGTCGCTGAACACCGCAACCAGCGCCATCACGCAGTCGGTAGACAACGCCAGCCAGATCATCTCGCGCACGGCCGTGGGACAGCCCATCGGCTCCTTCTACGGCTACGTGGTCGAGGGCATGTTCAACAAGGCTTCCGACTTCGAGAATGCTGCGCTACCAGTAGGCTCCGACGGCCAGCCGCTGCCCGTCAACCGCACCAACGGCGTCTGGATTGGCGACCTGAAGTTCAAGGACGTAAACGGCGACGGCATCATCGACGTGAAAGATCAGGTGAACCTAGGCTCCCCGATTCCGAAGTTTCAGTATGGACTGACGAACACCTTCAACTACAAGGGCTTCGATCTGACGGTATTCATCAACGGCAACTACGGCAACAAGATCTTCAACTACACCCGCCGCAAGGCCGAAGACCTCACCGACGACTACGGCAACCACTGGGCTACCGTCAGCGACTTTGCCCGCGTGGAGCGGATTGACCCTAACGGTTCGGAAACCGACGTCAACAATGTGTACGTGGCCAACGCCGGCACCACCATGCCGGGCATCCGCTTGGCCGGCGACCCCAACCAGAACAGCCGCATCTCGTCGCGCTATGTGGAAGATGGCTCCTACCTGCGCATTAAGAACGTAATCCTGGGCTACCAGATACCAAAGGACTTAGTGAGTCGGGCCCACCTGACCAATGTGCGCGTGTATGCCAACGTGCAGAACCTAGCCACCTTCACCAAATACACCGGCTTTGACCCCGAGGTGGGCGCTTCGGTGTACCCTGGCTCGCCCTTGCTTTTCGGCTTCGACTGGGGCCGTTACCCAACCCAGCGCGTGTATACCCTCGGTATCAACTTCGGCTTCTAA